The Polypterus senegalus isolate Bchr_013 chromosome 10, ASM1683550v1, whole genome shotgun sequence genomic interval AGTCAGAAGAGACTCATTAGCATGTATTTCCACAAACAACTCAGGAGAGACATAAACACTCCACCTTGAGACACTCACCTGTTAAAGTGCATCAGTACACATGTGtttaaacatgaaaacatttgCACTGTATGAGTTTATGCCTCCACTGTTATGTAAGAATCAACACATAAAGgttaaaaatattgcaaaataaataGGGATTTTTCCCTTTGCTGTAACTGCCTTATTTATAACTATAACCCatcatatatgtacagtatactatatTATAATGTACACCTTCAGTTGAATAAACTGCATACACTCAGTTGTATAAAAATGTGGAAAGGGAATATTTATCAAAGAACACTAAGATTTTGCAATTAGGTCCACAGGGGTATggctacattattttttttaacaatgggaTAAATACTGGGTTTCAGGTGAGGAAAGAGACAAAATAACACACCATAAAAAGAACAGAAACCCTtacactttataataataataattttttacatttatacagtatagcacttttctcactactcaaagcactttatataGTGAGTGCAGAGCCACTTCAGCTACACCAATATGTAGCACCTACCtaaatgatgtgatggcagccattttgcaccagtacacccaccacacattagctgttaggtggtgaatgggtgagagatagttagctagTTAGAACCAGGGGAAGATTATGGGGCCAGAATGACATGGCAGTGATATGCTaattagccaggacattgggatacacctgactctttacaaaggatgcccaaggatcttttatcACAGAGAGACAAGACTTTGGTTTTCGACTCAACCGAAGGATGgcttcatttttacagcacagcgtTCTCATCACTGCActagggcattgggatccacattcagaccacagggtaagtggtCTCTGCTAGCCTCACCaagacctcttccagcagcatcaCAAGCTTTTTCCTacttggtctcccatccaagtactggtcggcctgaacatgcttagcttcaggtggaataCGTGTTCTGAAGTcaatgtggtatggctgctggacaATTTCAACTTAATGCCAAttcaactttttaatttttcagtcacTCAGTTACTGTTTAAGCACAACCGGAGGCCTGGTGACCAGAACCTTAGTCCTGCTCCCTTAGCGAATTTCCATCTCTgtgaaaaaaattcagttttgggTGAGGTTATCAGAAACACTCTCGTTACTTCTAGTGTTCTCAATAATTCATTCTCTGTAAGTGTGCACCATAGTTGTCACTCCTGAGACAGCTGCCTAAGACACCCAGCCTTTCTTTTCAACAGCTACTTAAGGCTCAGGGGAACAAAGATGCCAGGGACCACTAGAGAGTGCTCTTGCTTGTAGGCAAATCAAGTCAAGGGTGacggagagagagacagagaaataaGAGACTGCTTTAGTGGGCAAGTGGATGATCCCCCCTTAGTGACAGAAATGAATAGAGACACACTTGTGCTAGATGGGCCCAGTGAAGCTAGGGTTTTGCTTTGTTGTAATACTTGCTGTGCATTTTCTACTCCCTGTTATCTTCCTTTTGCATGCTTTatcgaaaaataaattataagggcatacatacacacacatactgtacctccCATATGTTTATATAATCTGTTTGTTTGCTTGCCAAAAACAGCTAAGTTGATATTCAGGAAATTTTGCATGTGTGTTGCCATTGGTCCAACTTGTAATGTACGCTACGTGACCTACTGGGGAGAGAGGCTGTAAGAGGGTGGGGGGTTAAAAACCAGTGCCAACATGGGGACTACAATTCCTTCAAGGCAGCAGAAAAGTGTTGGGGCTGATTGGTGGACACCGTTATCAGTGCACACAAAGTTTTGTATTGACCAAAACAGTATCACATCTAAGACTGCAGACACAGTATTTTCTTCTTAACTAATTGGGATGACAATTTTATTGTCTTGCTAGATTACAGATTTTGACTAATTGTGTTTAGTTATGTTGAATTTGCAAAAGACAGTTGTTCCCCATTTATTTTCATGTAGACCTTATTCTATGAACTATACAAATCCAAATGGGTGTACAGTGTTGTCAAACCACTAAGGAGCAATGTTTCTATCTTTAAACTCCCAAGAAACTTTTTAAACTTCAGAACACTCTTTTTAATGAATTCCTgagccctgaaatggggggaccatgtatgaAAAGTGTTACCATTTCTACATGATGTGACCAAAATTTATGTAAAGTGTACTTTAATCACatgtgaattgtttgatttgtagttttGACCTGTAGAGCAGAGGGATAaaccaaggaaaaatgtgtctttgtccgaAGCATTATGGGGTTTATATATAGGACTTTTctgctccccaaacccgacacaaacagacacaggacacaagttcagcgcacacattttttacttttttgtgggAAGCACTTTTCTGCCATCTCCCATCCGCCCAGCACAGTGCCCTgtttaaatatcaataaacacaataaaagcactttctcttcctctctcattctctttatcTTTCTCTCTCATCCACCTCCAattctcctggcaagctttgacCTCCACCTCTTGACTCTGGCTTCTGGAGCAATAGtggcaggctccttttataccaCACCCGGGAGCACTTCCGGTAGTCTATTAGCAGTATCCAGAAATACTTCTGGGTGAGGCAGGAGCCCAGCATAGTAGGGATTTGCagcccctgcagcaccccctggtgataCCCACGGAACTCAATGGGACTGTGGCAAACTCCAACTCCCCTTGAGTGCTGTCGGAATCCGGGGAACCACTGCAACCCACGGGTGCTGCCATCTGTCTCTCTGGGCGAGATAATGCCATACGCACCCTTTCTCCCCTCATCTTTCAACAGGTAATGGCCCTGGCCAtccacaactatatatatatatatatatatatatatatatatatatatatatgtatatatatatatatatatatatatatatatatatatatacacacacacacagcatataAACCCGAGCACATacacatcatctatctatctatcatgctgtATATATCTCCACACATCCACTTTCTAAAGTGCTTATCCATTTCAGGAGTGCAAATATGGTATACATGTACTGTTTACATATGCTACAGGGTGTCCCACTCgggagtacaactttaaaaatgtgaattactCTGCAACGCGTGCATGTATCAAGGTTCAAAATATtccttatttaatgaagaattgatTCTGTGTCATAAAAAGGCGGGCACTATAGCGGGCACCGCTACGGCAGCCCCGATGTGGCAGCGGCGGTTACGCCAGCCAGGCACAGACGGCCGTCTAGCCCCAGACACCAACCCTGCAGAGTGGCGAAAGCAAGCATGTAGTATACCGTACCACAAAGAGTGTTCATTGTGAAGACCTACTGGGTCACCGGGTCAGCAAAACAGTGTCGGATGGAATATTTGAAGAAATTTGGAGGGAGAAACCCGCCTACCTTCAAAACCATCACAAAATTGGCCAAAAAGTTGGAGGCGATGGGAAGCCTGGTTGATCAGCATTCTGGAGGACGGCCTCGGATGTCGGATGAGACTGTGCAAGACGTTACGGACCGTTTGAAAAATTCCCCAACAAAATAATTACGTCAGTTAGCTCAAGAAACCAGGTACTCAAAGTCGACTTGTCAACGAGCCGCCAAGAAAGGGAAAATCAAGACATAACGCGTCACATCTGTTCACGAGTTGAAAACGCCGGATCTTCAGAAACGCGTGACATACTACCAATGGTTCCTTCAATTTTTTCCCCTAAATGCAATACTGCTAGACATCACTTGCTTCACTGATGAAGTGTGGTTTCATCTCTCTGGTTACGTAAACTCCCAAAACACCCGTATATGGGCCTTGCAAAATCTCCATGGCTTGCACGAGGCTCCCTTACATGATCAGAAGATCGGAGTGTAGTGCGCGATTTCTCGGATCATTGGTCTAATTTTCTTTGAAGAGACTGTGAACACAGACCAATACTTGTCCATATTTGACGAatttttgaaacaactagatgACTACGAACTTCAAGAAGGTTACTTCCTACAGGACGGGGCAACGTGCCATACCTCTCATGCCAGTATGGAACAGATCCGATCGTTTTTTGGAGACCGGGTGATCTCGAAAGGTTTGTGGCCACCTCGATCGCCCGATTTAACTCCCCCAGATTTTTTTCTATGGGGATATTTAAAGGGCAAGGTTTCTGCAAGCAAACCCAGGACCATCGAACAACTGAAAGCAAACATCAAGTGTGAAATTGCTGCCATCGACAGTGACATGTTGCAGAGGACATTCTCAAATATGGAGCGTTGCGTTTCCTTGTGCGCGGACATTGGGGGAGGACATTTTCAGCACCTTTTGTAATGTGGACTTGTTTACCACTAAATACGGGTATGTTCAGTTCTTACAGCTCGCCTTTACATTCACGCGTTCACGAGTAAttcgcatttttaaagttgtactcccgagtgggacaccctgtatttcatcaatccatccatcctcttccgcttatcctaggtcgggtcgcgggggcagcatcttgagcagagaggcccagacctccctctccccggccacttcttctagctcttctgggagaatctcaaggtgttcccaggccagccgggagacatagtccttccagcgtgtcctgggttttccccggggcctcctcccggaaCACCtcacggctcagctcctttttcaccatgacagaccgatacagagcccgcatcactgttcATGGTTCACAGTTGAGTGTGTAGTGGCTGgcatgggaatcagcacctccaaatctgagaccacagtcctcagccggaaaagggtggagtgccctctcagggttgggggagagagcctgccccaagtggaggtgttcaagtatctcagggtcttgttcacaaatgAGGGAAGAATGGTCTTGCTCATATGCTATATATTCATTCCTGTTTCATTTACCAAGCTGTGTTATTACATTGTAAGTTCACAAGTAGCTAGAAGCTGTCCAAGCAGCAGCATTGGTTGCAAGGCAGGAGTCAATTCTGGATCTCTGCAGAGCTCACTTCCATTCACAACCCACTATTGCTCACAATGGCCTTAATAAGAGTCCCCAGCCActctaacctgaatgtctttaaGAGGAGGGAGAAAATTAATTCTTCTTTAAAATTTGACATTAGTTCAACTGGCTGACCTGACAAAAATATTTCTGCATGAGAGGCCCCTGTTATGGCATTATTTCTATACCTGCTAGTTATAATCAATCAATGAAATGCATAGAAAttgaatttatataataaaaaataaagattactATTAACTCTggtaaattgttaaaaatgtttagtaGGTGGTTCATAAATTTGAGCCACTTATTATCAAGGATGCtgcattataatacatttttttatttttttgtctgaagACTTTATAAAAGAAATGATGATTTGCTTCAAATTTCCCACAGAAAGAAAGATCCGTTTGTTGTGGACCCTGCAGACAATGTGTATTACTGGTGGCTTTTGGTAATTGCAGTACCTGTACTGTATAACTGGTGCTTGCTGGTTGCGAGGTAAGACCGCCTCCTGTACTGTTTCTTTATAAAAGTGTATTTAATAAGTGTGTGGTACTGAAGTTCAACAGGCAGGGTGGGAATTGTGCAGGGAAAGAATGGAaagtgactttttattttttttatttattatgtttttattcgCTGTTTTCTGCAGGGCCTGTTTTGATGACTTGCAGTCTGAAAACCACATTCTGTGGCTGGTTTTAGATTATTGTTCTGATTTGGTGTACATTATGGACATTGCAATTCGACTGAGGacaggtacttttttttttttttacacctgtaGTTAAGAAAGGTGTCACCAAGCTTTTGCTTTAGCCCataataatttttgaaatgtgctttctgtttaatttgcatggtcattttttaaagaaaaaggcaatgaAAACATAGCTTTATTTGCATAGGGAATGCACAGAAACATAGTTTAAAGTTTTTACAGAAGAAAGTGTTTGAGACTCCTTCTGCTATAAAAATGTATGCTATTTTCCTTTGTGACACTTTCTGATTAAAGGTTTGTGTCTTTGGGACTGTATAACACAAGACATTAAGGCACAACCTTAATTTAACAAGGTTAACAGTGCTTCATTCTGTAGAAACAACGTACAGTGTTTAGAAAAAATTATTATCAATCAATACAGAAGAAGATTGCGAATGATTAGTTTCAGttggaaattttaaaatgcataactTTGGGTAAAATCTTTAAGGAAAATTTAATTGAACTCCATTCTCTATTTATAACAAATACAAATAGTTGCTGGTATCTGAATTCTAGTCTTTGTGTagttttaatgttcttcctgaaatGAATGGGTTTTAGTTAAAGACTTCTGAAGACATTGTGCCCAGGTGAAGGCAACTAGCCATGGCACTGAAATATACACTCACTTGGCAAATTATTAGGTCCACCAGTACTCCtgtttatccatgcaattatctaatcagccaatcatgggGGAGATGCATAATGTTTAAAACCATGCCAATACAAGTAAGGACCTTCAGGTAATGTTCACAACAAATGCCAAAGTGGGGAAAAATgagatctcagtgattttgaccatggtatgattgttggtgccagatggtcCGCTTTTAATGTTTCTGTCACTGCTGACCTCCTAGGCTTTTCAAGCACAACAGTCTTTAGAGTTTAAATCAGAACGATGCAAAAaacatccacttctgcaggaggAAACACCTTGTTAATGACTGAGGTCAGAGTtcaatggccagactggttcaagctgtcAGAAAGGCTACgataactcagataaccactctagGAAGCTATGGTGAGCAAAGTAAAATCTCAGAATGTACAACACGTCGAACCTTGAGGCTGGTGGgctataacagcagaagaccaacttGGGTTCcattcctgtcagccaagaacagaaaactgaggccgcagtgggcacaggctcaccaataCTGGACAACTGAAGACTGTAAAAACAATGGTTGGTTTGACAAATTTCGATTTCTGATGAGGTACACAGATGGTTGGATCAGAATTTGGTACCAGCAGCATTAATCCATACacccatcctgccttgtgtcaagagtccaggctgctggtggtggtgtaatagtatggagaatgttttctttaccacactttgggcccattaaaACCAATTAACCATCGCTGGATGCCACTGCTTATTCGAGTATATCTgatgaccatgtgcatccctttatGGCCACAATTTACTCATCTTCCATGGACCATTTCCAGCATAATAATTTGCCATGTCACAAAACAAAAGTCGTCTCaagctggtttcatgaacatgacaatgagttcagtattTTATATGTCCAAGATTATATGTACCATATGTTTGTTGGATTGGAGATGTGGACAGATACAGTGCAATTGCATATGGACAttcttaaattatatttaacaatAACACCTGAAACccagaaaatgttacaaaattgtAAAGTACAAATATTAATTCCTTAAATcataaaaaaggtaaaatctTTAGTATTTTCTGCTTGTTTTGCAATGACCAAAGTTTATTAATGCTATTTTCACTTGTGCTTATCATACTATTATTCAGGAAATGCCACGGATATAACATTCTTATGGTCATAGCATTttcatgcatgtatgtatgtattatatatatatatatatatatatatatatatatgtatatatgtatgttttcttGCAGGTTATTTGGAGCAAGGCCTGCTGGTGAAGGATCTGGCTAAACTAAGGGACAGTTACATTCACACTCTGCAGTTCAAACTGGATGTGCTTTCCATTCTGCCAACGGACTTAGCATATATTGCTACAGGACTAGACGTGCCCGAGGTCCGATTCAATCGACTGCTACGCTTTCCTAGAATGTTTGAATTCTTTGACCGTACAGAGACACGCACTAACTATCCAAACATTTTCCGCATATTTAACCTTGTACTTTATATTCTGGTTGTAATTCATTGGAATGGCTGCATTTACTATGCCATCTCAAAGGCAATAGGATTTGGAGATGACACATGGGTATATCCTAACGTTTCAGATCCTAATTATGGTTACCTCGCTCGTGAATATACTTACTGCCTGTTCTGGTCTACTCTTACCCTGACCACAATTGGAGAGATGCCTGCACCAGTCAAAGATGTAGAATATCTCTTTgccatttttgattatttagttGGTGTCTTGATATTTGCTACTGTCGTCGGTAATGTAGGCTCCATGATTGCCAACATGAATGCTCAACGAGCAGAATTTCAGTCTAGGGTGGATGCTGTTAAACATTACATGCAATTTCGAAAGGTTAGCAGGGAGATGGAGTTCAAGGTTATTAAATGGTTTGACTATCTATGGACTAACAAAAAAGCTGTGAATGAAAAAGAAGTACTGAAGAATCTTCCAGATAAACTTAGGGCAGAGATAGCAATCAATGTTCACCTGGCAACTTTAAAGAAGGTTCGTATATTTCAAGACTGTGAAGCAGGCCTCTTAGTGGAAATGGTTCTGAAACTAAGACCACAAGTATTTAGCCCGGGAGATTACATTTGTAGAAAAGGAGACATTGGGAAAGAGATGTACATCATCaaggaagggaaactggctgtGGTAGCGGATGACGGAGTCACTCAGTATGCCCTTCTGACGGCAGGAAGCTGTTTTGGAGAGATCAGCATCCTTAACATCCAGGGAAGCAAAATGGGAAACAGGAGGACAGCCAATATTAGGAGTATTGGCTATTCTGACTTGTTCTGTCTTTCAAAGGAGGATCTGATGGAGGCACTTGCAGAATACCCTGATGCCAAGAAAGTGCTTGAAGAAAGAGGTCGTGAAATTTTAATTAAGGAAGGGTTGCTGGATGAATCCTTAAGTGCTGGGGGCCATGGGGAGGCGGACGTGGATAAGACGATTGAAAAGTTGGAGAGCTCACTGGACAGCCTCAACACACGCTTTGCAAGGCTGTTGACAGAGTACAACTCAACACAGCTAAAGCTGAAGCAAAGGCTAACCAAGCTTGAGGAGCGTATCAGAAACACGGGCAGCGAATATTTGTCGGATGGGATGGACAGCAGTAATGATTTAGATGGGACCAAAAATGAAAGCAACAACCAGTAATCAATGATAAATtaagaataaacaaacaaaaaaaaaataaagtggcagaaacatatacatttatacagtgaTGGCAAAATGGCCCcttcattttttgtgtgtttacatttatTGAGCAAATAAGAAATTGTTCACAAAAATTctgtaaatagttaaataaatgagTTAAAGGGCAAAATGCTTCTCTCATAAGCCAAATACTTGTAAATGATCTATGTAATTAACtgttttttgcaaaatatttgttaagatttaaaaaaaaaacaaaaacctgaaaatatTACTGATACTAGCTTTAACCCTCATGATCCTAAAATTATGATGCATAACCACAATGAGTAAAACATGCTTGAAATAGGAATTGtaacacattttgaaaaagttATTGAGGGCGAGTTATTGCGGGTGAGGTTTAAAAATGTCCCCTACCTAAAGAAATCAAATCAATTTTACGAAGATGACTGAATAACAAAGAAATATGAATTTTATAGTGTTTGGTGCCTAAAACTAAACATGTTTAAACATAAAATGTCTTATAATTAAGGCAAGGCATTATGGCCTAAAACTGCTAGGCTGAGTGTAAATATTATATGTAAacctaaataacattttttttttttatgtagtatAATTTTAGTATATATAAAGTAGAAGTTTTCATGATCTCCTTACCCAACTGCCCAACTTGCAATTCAGATTGAAATTACATTTGTAGTTTGTCAAGAAATAAGAATGCCTCACTCCACCATACTTAATTTCTACaacttttttaaagtaaatggttGCTTTAACAATATCACCTTATTGCTTATACTCTTCATTTTCAATTACTTTCAGAAGTTTGCAGGTAAGGTCCATATTTTATTAGTAGTTGGTCagccatgcaagtaagaattctaCTACATTTTGTTGACATGACAATGGATTTGAAAGTGAACTTGAAAATTGCACCACATTCTTCAAAGAGAGGTTAGAAAAATACATGAAAAGTGTATATATTGTGCTTTGGATTTTTgtagtattaaaatatatatttttatagataaattatattgttatttgataaaaatagcattttccataaacaataaagcactttattacaatttaaatgagatttattttggtatttattgCAAATGTATTCTTAACAGTGTGGTAAAGTGAACCTTAACAcgctttttttctaatttgcagTAGCTTTACTGGAAATCTATAAAACTAAAAGTCTAAAAGAAcaatatttaagaaacaaaacagaaattggcATCAGACTGCTTGATTGTGAACTTTTACTCTAATGtaatttgcatttttgaaaaacatctgCAGGTCAACTTCATTTCCTTCAATCGTCTGCCCCCTAGTGTTCAAATAAAATACACAGTTTTTGAAAAGTCACATCTGAATTTGAAAGTGCCCTACCACatttcaagttttctttttaaattgatcCTAACCTCTTAacaaaaggaaacacaaaaaatCTGCACATAAATGTATTGTGTAATACACATTTGTAttggaaaatgtttaaataacatCTGCTATAGTAATTCTAGAAACCTCTGAGATGCACACACCTTTCCACTCACTGTGATCTACCCAAGAAAGTCAGATTTATCATCACTAAAAGTTAATAAAGTCAAAATCGCGCTTCATGGTTAAAGTAACTTCCAGTGTCTGTGCCTCTGTGATAAAACGTGCCTTCCCATTTTCACTGTCCACAGGATGTGGGAGATGAAGTCCTAATTTGCTGTGGGAACAGAAGAGGCATTTTCAGAATTTTAGTAAACTAGTTTCTTAAATACGGTATATGGACACAATATTTATGGACACCTGATATCTCTTTCCAAAACCACTAATATGGAGTTGCTCCCAGTACCCTTTTGTGGGGGTCAGAGTAGTGGTACCCAGAGAAACCAAAGTCAATAGTCAAAAGGAGTGCATGCAAATTCACTGCACAATCATGCTATCAATTAATATTAACTGGTGTTATAAAAGATGGACGCATTGCAAAACAATCTTACTATTTTGGAGAGCGCAGATCCAGGAACTTTTGTTTGACATCTAGGTGTACATCTGCAAGTTTTGTTTCAGGTAACTTGACTTTTATCTgtaaagcatatttttaaaaggttaacGATCTTATCtcattttatatattgatttgattcttgtactgtggtgacttGCCTTGCATGAATTTCTGTCATTCATTACCAAGTAACCAATGGAGCCCCATTATTAATTGTTACTTTTCCTAATGCACAGACAAAGTCATGAAAGTTATTTTCCCATACATTTCTTGTCAGTATCACCAACTGA includes:
- the LOC120538185 gene encoding cyclic nucleotide-gated olfactory channel-like, which produces MTGQMNPESNGLSNHRLSVKTTTDEELDRAESALSRTQSVCDDTSSELQRVAALDGREQNSQNSFRGRGALSRLVRVVVTLREWAHKSLQEEQQRPDSFLERFRGPELRPPPTPVNKPGPENKEGKTPAKKKDPFVVDPADNVYYWWLLVIAVPVLYNWCLLVARACFDDLQSENHILWLVLDYCSDLVYIMDIAIRLRTGYLEQGLLVKDLAKLRDSYIHTLQFKLDVLSILPTDLAYIATGLDVPEVRFNRLLRFPRMFEFFDRTETRTNYPNIFRIFNLVLYILVVIHWNGCIYYAISKAIGFGDDTWVYPNVSDPNYGYLAREYTYCLFWSTLTLTTIGEMPAPVKDVEYLFAIFDYLVGVLIFATVVGNVGSMIANMNAQRAEFQSRVDAVKHYMQFRKVSREMEFKVIKWFDYLWTNKKAVNEKEVLKNLPDKLRAEIAINVHLATLKKVRIFQDCEAGLLVEMVLKLRPQVFSPGDYICRKGDIGKEMYIIKEGKLAVVADDGVTQYALLTAGSCFGEISILNIQGSKMGNRRTANIRSIGYSDLFCLSKEDLMEALAEYPDAKKVLEERGREILIKEGLLDESLSAGGHGEADVDKTIEKLESSLDSLNTRFARLLTEYNSTQLKLKQRLTKLEERIRNTGSEYLSDGMDSSNDLDGTKNESNNQ